A window of the Zeugodacus cucurbitae isolate PBARC_wt_2022May chromosome 2, idZeuCucr1.2, whole genome shotgun sequence genome harbors these coding sequences:
- the LOC105218415 gene encoding tropomodulin isoform X11, protein MDSPKKPHEPASALAEFQQVKLRPVPKVKRRAPQPPTTLALKKTSSTTKTTTLTTPAKLYGKDLSEYDEVDVDALLAQLSPEEINILAKEVDPDDNFLPPDQRCSYECEKDPTGPLNRKKLIEHINKQALETPDEPEFEPYVKGTVRGKKWVPPPRDDREVAAEEQIAIDLGEEYEHALSDATQEEIIDLAAILGFHSMMNQDQYHASLLNKGQPVGMGWDGITKSTQPKLFPMDPPNNTDVEESIKRVKDNDSKLIELNLNNIKNISDEKFEQLFQVLPENENLEVLSLTNVGLTDKTALLLAEAIEKSKTLRVLNVETNFISPPVIVTLVKALLKCRTIEEFRASNQRSSVLGNKIEMEITELVEKNPSLLRLGLHLEFNDARHRVAAHLQRNIDRIRVNRLNQRK, encoded by the exons ATGGACTCGCCCAAAAAGCCACACGAACCAGCCTCAGCGCTGGCTGAGTTCCAGCAAGTAAAGTTACGACCCGTGCCGAAAGTGAAAAGACGCGCACCGCAACCGCCGACCACTTTGGCACTGAAAAAA ACTTCATCGACAACCAAGACTACCACTCTCACTACGCCTGCCAAATTGTACGGCAAGGACTTGAGCGAATATGATGAGGTTGATGTTGATGCTCTGCTGGCACAGTTGTCACCGGAAGAAATCAATATTTTGGCCAAAGAAGTCGATCCcgat gACAATTTCTTGCCACCTGATCAACGTTGCAGTTATGAATGCGAAAAAGACCCCACTGGTCCATTGAATCGCAAAAAGCTTATCGAGCATATCAATAAGCAGGCCTTAGAAACACCCGACGAGCCCGAATTTGAGCCGTATGTTAAGGGTACAGTACGTGGCAAAAAATGGGTACCACCACCAAGAGACGATCGCGAAGTTGCCGCTGAGGAACAGATCGCCATCGATTTGGGTGAAGAGTATGAGCATGCGCTGAGCGATGCTACACAAGAAGAGATCATCGATTTGGCTG CTATTCTCGGCTTCCACTCGATGATGAATCAGGACCAATACCATGCTTCCTTGTTGAACAAAGGCCAACCAGTTGGCATGGGCTGGGATGGTATTACAAAATCAACTCAACCAAAATTGTTCCCCATGGACCCACCAAACAACACAGATGTCGAAGAATCAATTAAACGCGTCAAAGATAACGATTCAAAATTGATTGAACTGAACTTAAATAACATTAAG AACATTTCCGATGAGAAATTCGAACAACTTTTCCAAGTACTgcctgaaaatgaaaatttggaaGTTCTTTCCTTAACAAATGTCGGTCTTACCGACAAGACAGCTCTCTTATTGGCTGAAGCAATTGAGAAAAGCAAAACCctgagagtattaaatgttgaGACAAATTTCATTAGTCCGCCCGTTATAGTGACCTTAGTGAAAGCCCTGCTCAAGTGCCGCACAATTGAAGAGTTTAGGGCCTCCAATCAG cGATCCTCAGTGCTCGGCAATAAGATCGAAATGGAGATAACCGAATTAGTGGAAAAGAATCCATCATTGCTCAGATTAGGTCTGCATTTGGAGTTCAATGACGCACGTCACAGAGTTGCCGCACATTTGCAACGTAACATCGACAGAA